A portion of the Acipenser ruthenus chromosome 38, fAciRut3.2 maternal haplotype, whole genome shotgun sequence genome contains these proteins:
- the LOC131706983 gene encoding zinc finger protein 665-like produces MDSVEMESVQIKEEFPELELVPIRVEFSGLASLPIKQELCEMQCDSSQSEVSEIKAEHNELEIPQTEEPLPVKQEEVLETVRIKQEPPEVEFEHMEPGKEESEDFKPNIPELEPVRLRECSVVLERICVREQGAGEEGSPNSTQGGGKEDGRSHSGCSLAGSSPAAKARAGSGEYPDSGKGLTQLGHLKIHQQTHTGKKQYCCSDCGKSFSYSGHLKTHQRIHTGEKPYRCSDCGKSFSVLQNLKTHQRIHTGEKLCICTDCGKSFNVLQNLKRHQRIHTGEKPYHCSDCGKSFSVLQNLKTHQRIHAGDKPCHCSDCGMSFSQSAHLKTHQRIHTGEKPYLCTDCGKSFSVLQNLKRHQRIHTGHKPCHCSDCGKCFSQSSHLKTHQRIHAGEKPYLL; encoded by the exons atggacagtgtggagatggaatctgtccagattaaagaggagttccctgaacttgaactggtccccattagagtggagttctctgggctggcttccctccccattaaacaggagctctgtgagatgcaatgtgacagcagtcagtcagaggtctctgagattaaagctgaacacaatgaattggagatcccccagacagaagaaccccttcctgttaaacaagaagaggtgctggaaactgtccgcattaaacaggagccccctgaagtagagtttgagcacatggaaccagggaaggaagaatccgaggacttcaaaccaaacatccctgagctggagcctgtacgcctgcgggagtgtagcgtggtgctggagagaatctgcgtgagagagcaaggcgctggagaggaaggctctcccaacagcacgcaaggaggtggaaaggaagacggacGCTCCCATTCAggatgcagtctagcag gttccagtccagcagctaaagcgagggcgggcagtggagaatatcctgacagTGGGAAAGGTTTAACCCAGCTAGGGCATTTAAAAATACACCAACAAACTCACACAGGAAAGAAAcagtattgctgctctgactgtgggaagagtttcagttattcaggacacctgaaaacacaccagcgaattcatacaggagagaaaccgtatcgctgctctgactgtgggaagagtttcagtgtgttgcaaaacctgaaaacacaccagcgaattcacactggagagaaactgtgtatctgcactgactgtgggaagagtttcaatgtgttacaaaacctgaaaagacaccagagaattcacacaggagagaaaccgtatcactgctctgattgtgggaagagtttcagtgtgttacaaaacctgaaaacacaccagcgaattcatgcAGGAGATAAACCGtgtcactgttctgactgtgggatgagtttcagtcagtcagcacacctgaaaacacaccagagaattcacacaggagagaaaccgtatctctgcactgactgtgggaagagtttcagtgtgttacaaaacctgaaaagacaccagcgaattcacacaggacatAAACCGtgtcactgttctgactgtgggaagtgtttcAGTCAGTCATcacacctaaaaacacaccagagaattcacgcaggagagaaaccgtatctgctttga